From the genome of Mustela lutreola isolate mMusLut2 chromosome 16, mMusLut2.pri, whole genome shotgun sequence, one region includes:
- the EDDM13 gene encoding epididymal protein 13, whose protein sequence is MVWSSGRAGISNREGHAFSQLHSLRVLPEKLSLTTTAPKKPPAKRTRWNILKCAYMMVTFLFVSYNKGDWCYCHYCNTEEDIRTDPCCSF, encoded by the exons ATGGTGTGGAGTTCGGGAAGGGCAGGGATTTCCAATCGGGAAGGGCATGCCTTCAGCCAGCTTCATTCCCTCCGGGTCCTCCCAGAGAAGCTCTCCCTGACCACCACCGCCCCCAAGAAGCCGCCAGCCAAGCGGACCAGATGGAACATTCTAAAATGTGCCTACATGATGGTCACCTTCTTGTTCGTGTCCTACAACAAAGGAGACTGG TGTTACTGTCACTACTGCAACACAGAAGAGGACATCAG